Within the Flexivirga oryzae genome, the region CTGGCGGCCACCACCCCCGCAGGAGTGGTGCCGGTATGACGGACGACGCCGAGCTCGGCCTGTGGTGGGACGACCTGCGCGGCGCGGCACTCGTCGGGACCGCACGCCGGGAGCCACCGGCGTGGCCGTCCACCGGTCTGGGCGTTGCGGCGCGGCCGGACGCGGACCGGGAGACCGCGGTGCTGGACGGTGCCGCGCTCGGTGCGACGCTGCGGCAGGCCGGGCGGTCCGCCGGTGTGATCGCACCGCCGCCCGCTCCGGCGCCACCGGAGACCCGTGTCGTCGCGTCACCGCGAGCCGTCCAGTTGCTCGCCCTGCTCATCGGGCAACGCCCGGTGGGCCTCAGGATGCGCGACCGGCTGCTCGACCACTGGTGTGTACGTGCCGAGCGCGCCGGGTGCGTCATACCGCCCGAGCAGGTGGCACCGCTGCTCGAACTCGCGACATCGCAGCCCCAACTGCGCAGTGCGGCCCGGCGGGTGCTGGGGGCGCGCGGCAACTGGCTGGGCGGACAGCGGCCCACCTGGCGGTGGGCGATCGGCACCGGCAGCGGCACCGACGACGCGTTCCAGCCGGCCGACCTGACCGACGAGGGGTTCGCGGACCTGGTGCACGCCGCCCGGGCCCGGGACGCCGACGGCGGCCGCGACCTGCTGGAACACGCCTGGGACGAGTTGCCCGCCCGGCGCCGCGCCGCGGGCCTCATCGCACTACGGTCCGGGATCGGCATGGCCGACGAGGAGTTGCTGGAGCGGTGCCTGGACGATCGTTCCAAGGCGGTCCGCGCGGCGGCCGTCGACCTGCTGGACCACCTGCCCGAGTCGCGCCGGGCGGGTCGGATGGCGGCCCGCCTCGCGCCGCTGATCTCCGCCCAGGGCCTGCTGCGCAAGAAGGTCAACGTCGCGCTGCCCGACGACCCGGACGACGGCGGCGTCCGCGACGGACTGATCGACCCCGGGCCGGGCCGTTCCCGCCGCGGTTACTGGCTGCGGCGGATCGTGGCCGGTGCGCCGTTCTCGGTGTGGGAGTCCGCGGGTCTGAAGTCGGCGGCGGTGGCCGGGTCGGTGGAGGACGCCGACGCGCTCGCCGGCCTGGTCGCGGCCGCCACGGCGCGGCGGGACGCCGAGTGGGCGGACGTCCTGCTGCGGCGGCAGTGGTCCACCCAGCTCTTCGCGGTGCTGCCCCCGGTCCGCCGGGAGCAGGTCCTCACCGACCGGCTGCGACAGGTCGAACTGAACCTGACGCTGCGTGACCTGGACGTGCTGTCCACTCCGTGGAGTGAGACGTTCGCCCGGATGGTGGTCGGCGTCGCCCGACGGGCGCCGAACGTCCAGGCGATGACGTATGTCGTCGCGGCGATGGCCGACGGGCTCCCGACCGCCCTGTTGCCGTCCGTCGAGGACTGGCTGACCTCACTCGGCCCCGACGACAAGACCGCCGCATCCGCTCTGCGCGAGCTGTTGCAGTACCGCACTCTGCTCACATCGATCGACGAGGTGTTCTCATGACCGACTCCACCCTGCTGCGTGCGCACGCCGAGCAGCAGTACGCCGACGAGCTCGCCGCCCTCGCGGCGATCGACGACCGGCCGCGTCCACCACGCTGGCGGCTGTCACCGTGGGCGGTCGCGACCTACGTGCTCGGCGGGACCCTCGCGGACGGAACGGTCGTCACCCCGAAGTACCTCGGCTCGCGGCGGCTCGTCGAGATCGCGATCTCCTCACTCGCCACCGATCGCGCGCTCCTGCTGCTCGGGGTGCCGGGCACTGCCAAATCCTGGCTGGGAGAGCATCTTTCGGCCGCGATCAGCGGTACGTCCACCCTGGTGGTGCAAGGCACTGCGGGCACCCCCGAGGAGTCCCTGCGCTACGGCTGGAACTACGCGAAGCTGCTGGCCGAGGGTCCGACCCGGTCGGCCGTCGTGCCCAGCCCGGTGATGCGGGCGATGGAGGACGGCTCGCTCGTGCGGGTGGAGGAGCTGACCCGGATCCCGGCCGACGTGCAGGACGCCCTGATCTCCATCCTGTCCGAGAAGTCACTGCCGCTGCCGGAGCTCGACGACGAGGTGCAGGCCCAGCGCGGCTTCAACGTCATCGCCACCGCCAACAACCGGGACAAGGGCGTCAACGACCTGTCGTCGGCGCTGCGCCGCCGGTTCAACACGGTCGTCCTGCCGCTGCCGGACTCGCTCGAGCAGGAGGTGGAGATCGTCCGGACCCGGGTGCGGTCGCTCGGCGAGAGCCTCGATCTGCCGGTCGATCTGGCGAAGCTGGTGGAGATCGAGCGGGTCGTCACGGTGTTCCGCGAGTTGCGCTCGGGCGTCACCACCGATCAGCGCACCACGCTGAAGTCCCCCTCCTCGACGCTGTCCACGGCGGAGGCGATCTCGGTGATGACCAACGGGCTGGCCCTGGCCACCCACTACGGCGACGGCACCGTGCGAGCCGAGGACGTCGCGGCCGGGCTGCTCGGCGCCGTGGTCAAGGACCCGGTCCAGGACGGCGTCGTGTGGCAGGAGTATCTGGAGACCGTGGTCCGCGACCGGCGCGAATGGCGGGACCTCTACGACGCCTGCCGCGAACTGAGCTGACGTGGCGGCACCGTCGTCCGCCCGGCTCGAGGTGCTCGGGGTCCGGCACCACGGACCGGGCTCCGCGCGCGC harbors:
- a CDS encoding DUF5691 domain-containing protein, producing MTDDAELGLWWDDLRGAALVGTARREPPAWPSTGLGVAARPDADRETAVLDGAALGATLRQAGRSAGVIAPPPAPAPPETRVVASPRAVQLLALLIGQRPVGLRMRDRLLDHWCVRAERAGCVIPPEQVAPLLELATSQPQLRSAARRVLGARGNWLGGQRPTWRWAIGTGSGTDDAFQPADLTDEGFADLVHAARARDADGGRDLLEHAWDELPARRRAAGLIALRSGIGMADEELLERCLDDRSKAVRAAAVDLLDHLPESRRAGRMAARLAPLISAQGLLRKKVNVALPDDPDDGGVRDGLIDPGPGRSRRGYWLRRIVAGAPFSVWESAGLKSAAVAGSVEDADALAGLVAAATARRDAEWADVLLRRQWSTQLFAVLPPVRREQVLTDRLRQVELNLTLRDLDVLSTPWSETFARMVVGVARRAPNVQAMTYVVAAMADGLPTALLPSVEDWLTSLGPDDKTAASALRELLQYRTLLTSIDEVFS
- a CDS encoding ATP-binding protein, whose amino-acid sequence is MTDSTLLRAHAEQQYADELAALAAIDDRPRPPRWRLSPWAVATYVLGGTLADGTVVTPKYLGSRRLVEIAISSLATDRALLLLGVPGTAKSWLGEHLSAAISGTSTLVVQGTAGTPEESLRYGWNYAKLLAEGPTRSAVVPSPVMRAMEDGSLVRVEELTRIPADVQDALISILSEKSLPLPELDDEVQAQRGFNVIATANNRDKGVNDLSSALRRRFNTVVLPLPDSLEQEVEIVRTRVRSLGESLDLPVDLAKLVEIERVVTVFRELRSGVTTDQRTTLKSPSSTLSTAEAISVMTNGLALATHYGDGTVRAEDVAAGLLGAVVKDPVQDGVVWQEYLETVVRDRREWRDLYDACRELS